Proteins found in one Paenibacillus wynnii genomic segment:
- the queC gene encoding 7-cyano-7-deazaguanine synthase QueC: MNKKALVVFSGGQDSTTCLIWAMQQFEEVQVVTFNYNQRHAAEIEVATAIANKFNVKQHILDLGLLNQLAPNALTRNDIEIAAGEGEELPSTFVDGRNLLFLSFAAIMAKQFDYNHIVTGVCQTDFSGYPDCRDVFVKSLNVTLNLSMDYEFVIHTPLMWLDKKETWQMADQLGYFDYVREHTLTCYNGIIGSGCGTCPACELRSRGLQQYEAERKKVDS, from the coding sequence ATGAACAAAAAAGCACTTGTCGTATTTAGCGGCGGGCAGGACAGTACAACTTGTCTGATCTGGGCTATGCAGCAGTTTGAGGAAGTACAGGTGGTAACCTTTAACTATAATCAACGCCATGCAGCTGAAATTGAGGTTGCAACAGCGATTGCCAACAAATTCAATGTTAAGCAGCATATTTTAGATCTGGGCTTACTGAACCAGCTAGCTCCTAATGCTCTGACACGTAATGATATTGAGATTGCTGCGGGAGAGGGCGAGGAACTTCCAAGTACATTCGTAGATGGTCGAAACCTGCTGTTCTTATCTTTTGCCGCAATTATGGCTAAGCAGTTTGACTATAATCACATCGTAACAGGTGTATGTCAGACAGATTTCAGCGGTTATCCCGATTGCCGGGATGTATTCGTGAAGTCTTTGAATGTGACGTTGAATCTTTCAATGGACTATGAGTTTGTAATTCACACCCCACTGATGTGGCTCGATAAAAAAGAAACTTGGCAAATGGCAGATCAATTAGGTTATTTCGATTATGTCCGTGAGCATACACTAACTTGTTATAACGGCATCATAGGCAGCGGCTGCGGAACCTGTCCGGCTTGCGAGCTGCGCAGCAGAGGGCTTCAGCAATATGAGGCGGAGAGAAAGAAGGTCGACTCTTAA
- the queF gene encoding preQ(1) synthase, with protein MSEGRIKEDMLEVTLLGNQGTAYKFGYDPDILEVFDNKHPGRDYFVKFNCPEFTSLCPVTGQPDFGTMYISYIPEQKMVESKSLKLYLFSFRNHGDFHEDCVNIIMNDLIALMEPRYIEVWGKFTPRGGISIDPYCNWGRPGTKYEAMAEHRLMNHDLYPEKIGNR; from the coding sequence ATGTCAGAAGGAAGAATTAAAGAGGATATGCTGGAAGTCACATTGCTTGGAAATCAAGGTACTGCTTATAAGTTCGGGTATGATCCCGACATTCTTGAAGTGTTTGATAACAAGCATCCAGGCCGCGATTATTTTGTTAAATTCAACTGTCCGGAATTCACTAGTTTGTGTCCAGTAACCGGTCAGCCTGATTTTGGCACTATGTATATTTCGTATATCCCGGAGCAAAAAATGGTGGAGTCCAAATCCTTGAAATTATATCTATTCAGCTTCCGCAATCATGGGGATTTCCACGAGGACTGTGTCAACATCATTATGAATGATCTTATCGCTCTTATGGAGCCGCGTTATATTGAAGTATGGGGTAAGTTCACACCGCGCGGAGGAATATCCATAGATCCTTACTGCAACTGGGGTCGTCCGGGAACTAAATATGAGGCAATGGCCGAACATCGCTTGATGAATCATGACTTGTATCCCGAAAAGATTGGCAACCGTTAA